The following coding sequences lie in one candidate division WOR-3 bacterium genomic window:
- a CDS encoding isoprenylcysteine carboxylmethyltransferase family protein, translating into MKRISRWGVGPSFAVFSIVYGMTSIVLSRFLRPIFEISLVHYQYLLATGSVFVLVGLAFFAASVRAVTKAYKADELVTTGVFGFCRHPLYGSWIVFIVPGIALTVNSLLALTAPFFMYVILIFLVRKEEAYLVDRFGEEYFNYRKRIPCILPYGVFLRRK; encoded by the coding sequence TTGAAAAGAATCAGCAGATGGGGAGTAGGCCCTTCTTTCGCGGTATTTTCTATTGTATACGGCATGACTTCTATTGTATTAAGCCGGTTTTTGCGCCCCATTTTCGAGATAAGTCTGGTTCATTACCAGTATCTGCTGGCTACGGGTTCAGTCTTCGTCCTTGTCGGGCTTGCTTTTTTTGCCGCTTCTGTTAGAGCTGTTACGAAAGCCTACAAAGCTGACGAGCTGGTCACAACTGGCGTGTTCGGGTTTTGCAGGCATCCGCTTTACGGATCATGGATAGTTTTCATCGTCCCCGGCATAGCCTTAACGGTAAACAGTTTGCTGGCACTTACGGCACCTTTTTTCATGTACGTGATTCTGATATTTTTAGTCAGGAAGGAAGAGGCGTACCTGGTGGATAGATTCGGTGAGGAGTACTTTAATTACAGAAAACGAATCCCATGTATATTGCCGTACGGCGTTTTTTTACGCAGAAAGTGA
- a CDS encoding class I SAM-dependent methyltransferase produces the protein MSEIMNYSRYKLEWEELSSPWIKESREGRNPTRKGLLDKPMIQECREVKGMKILDCGCGEGRFCRILSEAGAKYVLGLDSCEPMINAANEVKYLNVEYRVADVQRLDFIEDETFDVAVSYLNQCDLIDFRKNNKEVYRILRSGGRFLVANLHPMRSAVGRWHVNSEKEKAHVVLDNYFDESERRWKMLGVDFTNFHRTLSSYVNSFIMTGFTLARIIEPTVDEEQLKVWPELSDEVRVPNFIIYSLVK, from the coding sequence TTGTCTGAAATTATGAATTATTCCAGGTATAAACTCGAATGGGAAGAGCTGTCTTCCCCGTGGATAAAAGAATCGAGAGAGGGCAGAAACCCGACGAGAAAAGGACTTCTAGACAAACCCATGATACAGGAATGCAGGGAAGTAAAGGGCATGAAAATACTGGACTGCGGCTGTGGCGAGGGTCGTTTCTGCAGGATATTGTCAGAAGCCGGAGCTAAATACGTCCTCGGATTAGATTCTTGCGAACCTATGATAAATGCTGCAAATGAAGTCAAATATCTGAACGTGGAGTACAGGGTAGCTGACGTTCAGAGACTTGACTTTATAGAAGATGAAACTTTCGACGTCGCCGTCTCGTACCTGAACCAGTGCGACCTCATCGACTTCAGGAAGAACAACAAAGAGGTCTACAGGATTCTCAGAAGCGGAGGGCGCTTCTTAGTCGCAAACCTTCACCCTATGAGGTCGGCAGTCGGAAGGTGGCACGTAAATTCTGAAAAAGAGAAAGCCCACGTGGTATTGGACAATTATTTCGACGAAAGCGAAAGGCGCTGGAAAATGCTCGGTGTAGATTTCACGAATTTCCACAGAACTCTCTCCAGCTACGTCAACAGCTTCATCATGACCGGGTTTACCCTGGCCAGGATAATTGAACCTACGGTAGATGAAGAGCAATTGAAGGTTTGGCCAGAACTCAGCGATGAGGTGAGGGTGCCCAATTTCATCATCTATTCTCTGGTCAAATAA
- a CDS encoding NAD(P)H-dependent oxidoreductase, giving the protein MPKVLVVYYSQTGNTEKMTCFIAEGLKSGSAEADVRRVEDVSTQQLVKYDGIIVGSPVYYGSMVAPVKKMFDDSIAIHGKLDGKVGAAFSSSANIAGGNETAIADIINAMLIHGMVIQGDPKGDHYGPVAINIPDERTRKQCIRLGQRVAGLVLKLTEKEN; this is encoded by the coding sequence ATGCCCAAAGTTCTTGTCGTGTATTACAGCCAGACCGGCAACACCGAAAAAATGACCTGTTTCATCGCCGAAGGGCTGAAAAGCGGCAGCGCTGAAGCGGATGTCAGGAGAGTTGAAGATGTTTCAACCCAACAACTTGTCAAATACGACGGTATAATTGTAGGTTCACCCGTCTACTACGGCTCGATGGTCGCTCCTGTAAAAAAGATGTTCGACGACTCAATAGCTATTCACGGCAAATTAGACGGCAAGGTCGGAGCGGCGTTTTCATCGAGCGCCAACATAGCCGGAGGAAACGAAACCGCCATCGCCGACATCATAAACGCCATGCTCATACACGGGATGGTAATCCAGGGCGACCCGAAAGGCGACCATTACGGACCGGTCGCGATAAATATTCCCGACGAGAGAACCCGGAAACAATGTATAAGACTTGGTCAGAGAGTTGCCGGACTTGTTTTAAAACTTACAGAAAAGGAGAACTGA